One window of Populus nigra chromosome 5, ddPopNigr1.1, whole genome shotgun sequence genomic DNA carries:
- the LOC133694841 gene encoding superoxide dismutase [Fe] 3, chloroplastic → MLTEAGEKPDEFILGSILNICAGTVAYCQTKSVHSLILRLNHEIFYSTQFNPPLASLYQVKNCSKTTGQERVDCTTKMGCFSYNLFSSSPSCQVPVTGSFACQFKTPPYKQLPTLFKQKKKHFNGCQRASRVVSYYALKTPPYKLDALEPYMSKRTVEVHWKEHHGAYVEGLNKALAKSDILYGYTLDDLVKVTYNNGNPSRDFNNAAQVWNHDFFWESMQPGGGDMPELGMLEQIEKDFGSFTNFRNKFAETALTLFGSGWVWLVLKREEPRLEVVKTLNAVTPIVWGDIPIINLDMWEHAYYLDYKNDKENYVNAFMDHLVSWNMAMARMARAEAFVNLGEPKIPIA, encoded by the exons ATGCTGACAGAAGCTGGTGAGAAACCTGATGAATTCATTCTGGGCAGCATCTTAAACATCTGTGCTGGTACTGTGGCTTATTGTCAAACCAAATCTGTTCATTCACTGATTCTCAGATTGAA CCATGAAATCTTTTACTCAACCCAGTTCAATCCACCACTTGCATCACTGTACCAAgtaaaaaattgttcaaaaacaACAGGGCAAGAAAGAGTGGATTGCACAACAAAGATGGGTTGTTTTAGTTAtaatcttttctcttcttctccatcttGTCAAGTTCCAGTGACAGGCAGCTTTGCTTGCCAATTCAAGACTCCTCCTTACAAGCAACTCCCTACTTTG TTTAAGcagaaaaagaaacattttaATGGGTGCCAAAGAGCTTCAAGAGTTGTCTCTTACTATGCCTTGAAGACCCCTCCTTATAAACTT gATGCTTTAGAACCTTATATGAGTAAGAGGACAGTAGAGGTGCATTGGAAAGAACATCACGGTGCCTATGTGGAAGGATTGAATAAAGCATTAGCGAAAAGTGATATACTTTATGGCTATACTCTGGATGACCTTGTCAAGGTGACATATAACAATGGCAACCCTTCGCGTGATTTCAACAATGCTGCCCAG GTCTggaatcatgattttttttgggaatCTATGCAACCAGGAGGAGGAGACATGCCAGAACTTGGCATGCTTGAGCAGATTGAAAAGGATTTTGGTTCCTTTACAAATTTCAGAAACAAGTTTGCAGAAACAGCTCTTACACTATTTGGCTCTGGCTGGGTTTGGCTTGTCT TGAAGAGAGAAGAACCACGTCTGGAAGTAGTTAAAACACTGAATGCAGTTACGCCAATTGTATGGGGTGACATT CCTATCATCAACTTGGATATGTGGGAG CATGCTTACTATCTTGACTACAAG AATGACAAAGAGAATTATGTCAATGCATTTATGGACCACCTTGTATCTTGGAACATGGCCATGGCACGCATGGCCCGTGCAGAGGCATTCGTGAATCTAGGCGAACCCAAAATTCCTATTGCTTAA
- the LOC133693525 gene encoding dihydroorotate dehydrogenase (quinone), mitochondrial — protein sequence MASRASRRLLKDFLLRRVTSTPVSSVRHFSSSSSSETAPKIPHFSKKGRLLTGATIGLVIAGGAYVSTVDEATFCGWLFNATKLVNPFFALLDAEFAHKLAVSAAARGWVPREKRPDPSVLGLEVWGRKFSNPIGLAAGFDKNAEAIDGLLGLGFGFVEVGSVTPVPQEGNPKPRIFRLRQEGAIINRCGFNSEGIVAVAKRLGAQHGKRKLDETSSASSTSNNDVKHGGKAGPGILGVNLGKNKTSEDAAADYVQGVHSLSQYSDYLVINVSSPNTPGLRMLQGRKQLKDLVKKVQAARDEMQWGEEGPPPLLVKIAPDLSKEDLEDIAAVALALRLDGLIISNTTISRPDSVKKSPVAEETGGLSGKPLLNLSTNILKEMFILTRGKIPLIGCGGVFSGEDAYKKVRAGATLVQLYTGFAYGGPALIPRIKAELAECLERDGFKSISEAVGADYR from the exons ATGGCTTCAAGGGCTTCAAGAAGGTTACTTAAAGATTTTTTGCTCAGAAGGGTTACTTCAACTCCTGTTAGTAGTGTTAGACATTTctcgtcttcttcttcatcagaAACTGCTCCTAAAATTCCTCATTTCTCAAAGaag GGGAGGTTGTTAACAGGTGCGACCATAGGACTGGTTATAGCTGGAGGAGCTTATGTTAGTACAGTGGATGAAGCAACTTTCTG CGGTTGGCTATTCAATGCAACGAAACTCGTGAATCCATTTTTTGCTCTTCTAGATGCTGAGTTTGCTCATAAGCTTGCTGTCTCAGCTGCTGCTCGTGGTTGGGTTCCGAGGGAGAAGAGGCCTGATCCATCAGTTTTAGGACTGGAAGTTTGGGGAAGGAAATTCTCCAACCCTATTGGTCTAGCTGCTGGCTTTGATAAAAATGCTGAGGCTATTGATGGCTTGCTCGGGTTAGGTTTTGGCTTTGTAGAAGTTGGCTCTGTTACCCCTGTTCCACAAGAGGGTAATCCAAAGCCACGAATTTTTAGATTGCGCCAGGAAGG TGCAATTATCAATCGTTGTGGATTTAATAGTGAAGGCATTGTAGCTGTTGCAAAGCGATTGGGTGCACAACATGGGAAACGGAAGTTGGATGAAACTTCAAGCGCTTCATCTACCTCGAACAATGATGTCAAACACGGAGGCAAAGCTGGCCCTGGCATTCTCGGGGTCAATCTGGGGAAGAACAAAACAAGTGAAGATGCTGCTGCAGATTATGTACAAGGGGTTCATTCATTATCCCAATATTCTGATTACTTG GTAATTAATGTGTCATCACCCAATACTCCTGGATTGCGTATGCTTCAGGGAAGAAAGCAGTTGAAGGACCTTGTTAAGAAG GTCCAAGCTGCTCGTGATGAAATGCAATGGGGTGAGGAGGGTCCTCCTCCATTGCTTGTGAAAATTGCACCTGACTTGTCAAAGGAAGACCTTGAAGACATTGCAGCA GTTGCTCTTGCACTCCGCTTGGATGGTCTG ATTATATCAAATACAACCATATCAAGACCAGATTCTGTAAAGAAATCCCCAGTGGCCGAGGAAACTGGTGGCTTGAGTGGGAAACCTCTCCTCAATCTGTCTACCAATATCTTAAAGGAGATGTTTATTTTGACAAGG GGAAAGATTCCTTTGATAGGCTGTGGGGGTGTTTTCAG TGGTGAGGATGCATACAAAAAAGTAAGAGCTGGAGCAACTCTTGTTCAGCTTTATACAGGATTTGCCTACGGCGGACCTGCCCTAATTCCTCGAATAAAG GCTGAGCTGGCCGAGTGCTTAGAAAGGGATGGTTTCAAGTCCATCTCGGAGGCAGTTGGTGCAGATTATAGGTAG
- the LOC133693435 gene encoding probable RNA helicase SDE3, whose protein sequence is MSGCLEFLKCVLCCVQEREEDPYVVLGSRSINNSSDVGSSCFRSVERINDGFQSFYSRPHAPIYSDDLPASPSALTQSSSKLFPPSAPPWPEPPASSSNQSQSSRAPATVLSRPSPFQPVPSTTASKPSPQATTLSFKSSLLPPPTSTSSSKSSHQDPIPAFHPSPSPKPLPSFLKPPTSSSNQSQSSRVPATVLSRPSPFPSVPSTTSSKPSPQATTLSFKSSPFPPPPSTSSSKSSHQDPNPAFHPSPSPKPLPSFLKPPASSSKPSPSSSKASPSSRPGPSSSSSKQPPSFKPTLSLASPNLINEQTKGSYSLVQKVMSPIYAVPKDIEDLIKRDIVPEVLNEMLSPSTYKDYFAALLYAEDFYIEKWSKFKLKNITLKLKDAAIIKKRGRNEYFGESHEKDNKTFVEFEIDSCREKRPFLLSRDFAFARPSGQKTEPYQGVIYRVVRSTIVLVEFGEDFHLQHHSTCEYDVSFSFNRVCLKRAHQAIEAASDPSFKNFLFPDFVHRKSIPTSTPLHFINHKLDAYQRSAVHEILSFRGPPPYLVEGPLCSKEYSKQLSRIGLVVQEAVLQIYQSSSKHRILICAPINRTCDVLMQSLKIDIPESDMFRANAAFREIDGVPIDILTSCVYKRDCFTCPSIRELRKFRVILSTFVSSFRLHNEGIVAGHFSHIFLVNASSATEPEAMVALANLASENTAVIVTGAPGNHSGWVRSNIARENGLMTSYFERLRDSKPYWNSHPKFIKQLVDPESKSVDSYSYAHESVSYD, encoded by the exons ATGTCTGGGTGTCTTGAATTCCTTAAGTGTGTACTTTGTTGTGTACAAGAACGTGAAGAAGATCCCTATGTTGTATTAGGTTCAAGGTCAATAAATAATTCATCAGATGTTGGATCAAGTTGCTTTAGGTCTGTGGAAAGAATCAATGATGGATTTCAGAGTTTCTATAGTCGCCCACATGCACCCATATATTCCGATGATCTACCTGCATCTCCCTCTGCATTAACTCAATCTTCATCAAAATTGTTCCCCCCTTCGGCACCTCCATGGCCTGAACCCCCAGCATCATCTTCTAATCAATCTCAATCTTCACGTGCACCGGCAACAGTTCTTTCTAGACCCTCTCCATTTCAACCAGTACCTTCAACAACTGCATCGAAACCATCACCTCAAGCGACAACATTGTCATTCAAATCATCTCTATTACCACCTCCAACttcaacttcttcatcaaaaTCATCCCATCAAGATCCTATTCCTGCTTTCCATCCATCTCCATCTCCTAAACCACTCCCATCATTTCTTAAACCGCCAACTTCATCTTCTAATCAATCTCAATCTTCACGTGTACCGGCAACAGTTCTTTCTAGACCCTCTCCATTTCCATCAGTACCTTCAACAACTTCATCGAAACCATCACCTCAAGCTACAACATTGTCATTCAAATCATCTCCATTTCCACCTCCACCttcaacttcttcatcaaaaTCATCCCATCAAGATCCTAATCCCGCTTTCCATCCATCTCCATCTCCTAAACCACTCCCATCATTTCTTAAACCCCCAGCATCATCTTCTAAACCCTCTCCATCTTCATCTAAAGCATCCCCATCTTCACGGCCAGGACCATCTTCATCATCCTCTAAGCAGCCTCCATCCTTCAAACCAACTCTATCTCTGGCTTCCccaaatttaattaatgagCAGACAAAAGGCAGCTACTCGTTGGTTCAAAAGGTTATGTCACCTATTTACGCGGTTCCCAAGGATATTGAGGACTTGATCAAGAGAGACATAGTGCCTGAAGTTCTTAATGAAATGTTGTCTCCTTCCACATACAAGGATTATTTTGCTGCCCTTCTGTATGCCGAGGACTTCTACATTGAG AAATGgagtaaatttaaattgaagaatATTACTCTCAAGTTGAAAGATGCAGCAATCATTAAGAAGCGTGGCAGGAATGAATACTTCGGTGAAAGTCATGAAAAGGATAATAAAACCTTTGTAGAATTTGAGATTGACTCATGTCGTGAGAAGCGGCCATTTCTTTTGTCCAGAGACTTTGCCTTTGCACGACCTTCAGGTCAAAAAACCGAGCCATATCAG GGTGTTATCTATCGCGTGGTGAGGAGCACTATTGTACTGGTTGAATTTGGCGAAGATTTTCATTTGCAGCACCATTCAACCTGTGAATATGATGTTAGCTTCTCATTTAACAGAGTTTGTTTGAAAAGGGCTCACCAAGCGATAGAAGCCGCTTCAGAtccttcatttaaaaatttcctTTTCCCTGATTTTGTCCACAGAAAGAGTATCCCAACCTCTACACCTCTCCATTTTATCAATCATAAACTTGATGCGTATCAAAGATCTGCTGTTCACGAGATTTTGAGCTTTCGAGGACCACCACCTTATCTTGTTGAAGGTCCACTTTGTTCGAAAGAGTATTCAAAACAACTATCAAGGATTGGATTGGTGGTCCAGGAAGCAGTACTCCAAATTTATCAAAGTTCATCAAAGCATCGGATTCTTATATGTGCACCCATTAACAGAACATGTGATGTTCTGATGCAAAGCTTAAAAATTGATATTCCAGAGTCGGATATGTTTCGAGCAAATGCTGCTTTCCGGGAGATAGATGGGGTGCCTATTGACATCCTAACATCGTGTGTGTACAAAAGGGATTGTTTTACTTGTCCATCTATTCGGGAACTAAGGAAATTTAGAGTAATCTTGTCTACTTTTGTAAGTAGCTTTCGGCTGCATAATGAAGGGATAGTTGCTGGCCATTTTAGccatatttttttggtgaatgCTTCATCAGCTACTGAGCCAGAAGCAATGGTGGCTTTGGCTAATTTGGCTAGTGAGAATACAGCAGTGATAGTTACTGGTGCTCCAGGAAACCATTCAGGCTGGGTTCGTTCCAATATTGCAAGGGAGAAtgggctaatgacatcctactTCGAAAGACTTCGTGATAGCAAGCCATACTGGAATTCACATCCTAAGTTTATCAAGCAGCTGGTTGATCCCGAGAGTAAATCAGTTGATTCTTATAGCTATGCCCATGAATCAGTATCGTATGACTAA
- the LOC133693913 gene encoding protein-S-isoprenylcysteine O-methyltransferase A-like — protein sequence MTEIFGYTACRQLSQMILAVFFFHGSEYVLAAAIHGRSKVNLSSLLISKAYVFAMMFSLLEYVVEIALFPGLKEYWWVSNLGLVMVTIGEIIRKLAIITAGLAFTHLIKVYHEEHHNLITHGIYRFFRHPSYTGFLIWSVGTQIMLCNPISTIGFAIVVWRFFSQRIPYEEFFLRQFFGSKYDEYALRTPSGVPFVK from the coding sequence ATGACAGAAATTTTTGGATATACGGCTTGCAGACAGTTATCCCAGATGATTCtggctgttttcttttttcatggttctgAATACGTTTTAGCGGCTGCTATTCACGGGAGATCAAAAGTTAATCTTAGTTCACTTTTGATCAGCAAAGCTTATGTGTTTGCGATGATGTTTTCATTGCTTGAATATGTCGTTGAGATTGCTTTATTTCCTGGGTTGAAGGAATATTGGTGGGTAAGCAATTTAGGTCTCGTGATGGTTACAATTGGAGAGATTATTCGGAAACTAGCGATTATAACAGCTGGACTAGCATTCACGCATCTGATTAAGGTTTATCATGAGGAGCACCATAATTTGATTACTCATGGAATCTATAGGTTTTTTCGCCATCCATCATATACTGGTTTTTTAATCTGGTCAGTTGGCACTCAGATAATGTTATGTAATCCCATATCGACAATTGGATTTGCAATTGTTGTCTGGCGCTTCTTTTCTCAACGGATACCGTACGAAGAATTTTTCTTGAGGCAGTTTTTTGGGTCGAAGTATGACGAATATGCTTTGCGAACTCCTTCTGGGGTTCCTTTTGTGAAGTGA